In Alosa alosa isolate M-15738 ecotype Scorff River chromosome 23, AALO_Geno_1.1, whole genome shotgun sequence, a single window of DNA contains:
- the znf654 gene encoding uncharacterized protein znf654 yields the protein MAEEESEVELDRLKEELESLLAASARDEHGHISKSYCAKFCKLVEEHTGRWQVPLPQLQVLRWALCSFVRGTASFPADCEHVRYTLSSLALSVFELLLFFGKDEFPEDPLKGILDSFQECQACLVRHQNVYLLQLRQIIRDGGPWASAVLQGILKGAPQAPEEVSRFLGSEACVFLELRVRYLLVCERVEEAMALAKACSQHPSAGRHLFFLQAYLTCLWKASFHDCLHTQMSVIDGKDAVEIICGCEGEEDDELLLSLSRGFLSQQLRNGDMFNLWDLVFVWSKLQLRANPSTEDFLQQCQQLIFTATNIRAVFPFIKIILAEVGKCGLRFCVELCARALESDLQSDLVTKSLLYKTVAFLLPSDLEVCRVCALLVFFLERTVESYKTVSLLYTHPDVEYSVDASPVGNHVRFEVLQILKKGLYFDPEFWNLLTLRSTCVRLLSDPLANAELTEILAEEPWSATCCVREPCVCQLDPPDATAAALPPRPASEQRRLAVTVPTTGERPRVPGREAPCRVVGEGKRRGRKPSVKLVDSSSSLRRSFRQLDMAQQNLARQVGSGTLSRQQRVLSRQAERRCWKRRGRKPRWLLEEEAAAQAENSAPGRGRRPGKKPGRRPQRQPRCVPERCEKVTRAADDTSLLRLLQMFSESGVEGSFQMHNPLAAVRQFHSYAKAHQEQGVQLDAEPETEPTLKLAERRETPAAASEPQVVEVVEVEVATFSSAEPGDTSASTPLDDTEKLSHTAATEEIRLTAEPKATEDVQHTPAEMDLVQHTPAEMDLVQHTPAEMDLVQHTPAEMDLVQHTPAEMDLVQHTPVEMDLVQHTPAEMDLVQHTPAEMDLVQHTPAEMDLVQHTPAEMDLVQHTPAEMDLVQHTPAEMDLVQHTPAEMDLVQHTPVEMDLVQHTPAEMDLVQHTPAEMDLVQHTPAEMDLVQHTPAEMDLVQHTPVEMDLVQHTPAEMDLVQHTPAEMDLVELQAIREPEAAVQAADRTPDGTPQRHRRHHWPGPLRSLSRPTLTCCRLLGAPFPLCCTRWQLASLQRLPWHHVPLQRLPCKSYLLRRCQYNTHLFLGWTLVQHTPGMDLVQHTPAEMDLVQHTPVEMDLVQHTPAQTALQRAAPGTVPPEAPVPASPFVAESPVLVHRCRLCDKVFKGGNIMRHAYSHYRGNQLLSAGKCMFCDEPPEDPDGLSTSPRHAGAEARENGTAHSQRPALGTSGHPGRTGKKKKKHGWWLKRKLVPAEAERAPEGADVTQSNSKHHPLRPNGKIRRKKRRVQQESEEEEEEEGSVQRERRPLRPRVKAGVQDRRRRGRRGKLVGGPASSESQGNITDEGGVASQPAAGDQPVTAKPTKQTDKQTNKQTNKQTNKQTNQQTNQQTNKQTNKQPNKIKRKAQKPLGKAGAPTALSSQAEGAEQEAGEVKSSESSTQVPGQRSDLLCPTELVACPVEWCQLRLRSRGSMMLGHLLQDHPAESAAFRSAFEATDGRCTYCSRRFHSFQHFHDHVGRHCHASLRHPCPQQGCPEAFRRLGDMRDHVKERHAHALRMQCCFAGCTHTTQTSMELHRHERKHYVQTPRHRRPRVMPQNGEVRVTVKGMPPPPLSGTAVPPALSDTAVPPPVPGTAVPLPIPGTAVPPPLLSTEAPPQDQVPAATGLDSEQKTASPGPVAAANLNPGGEREGGVASLPSGASGGGPQGLVNGHSSKTADLSLGASAVARSRTEPEVPVVSPYGRVGTKPFVRPLPCAYLDERYTSMPKRRKDAAVGGRPVVQVDEVASDSASSASVAPSQRQRCSRCFTSLASADELQEHLKKCTALFGFDSDEEGGW from the exons ATGGCGGAAGAGGAGAGTGAAGTGGAGTTAGACAGGTTAAAAGAAGAATTAGAGAGTTTGCTGGCTGCCAGTGCACGCGACGAACATGGACACATAAGCAAGTCCTACTGTGCAAAGTTCTGTAAG CTGGTAGAGGAGCACACAGGGCGATGGCAGGTGCCTCTGCCGCAGCTGCAGGTTCTCCGCTGGGCACTCTGCTCCTTCGTGCGAGGAACCGCCTCCTTCCCCGCAGACTGCGAACACGTGCGCTACACCCTCAGTTCCCTGGCTCT gAGTGTGTTTGAGTTGCTCTTGTTTTTTGGGAAAGACGAGTTCCCTGAAGACCCTTTGAAAGGCATTCTGGACTCCTTTCAG GAGTGCCAGGCGTGTCTGGTGCGGCATCAGAATGTCTACCTGCTGCAGCTGAGGCAGATCATCAGAGATGGGGGCCCATGGGCCAGTGCAGTGCTGCAGGGCATCCTCAAGGGGGCGCCACAGGCACCAGAGGAGG TGAGCAGGTTCCTTGGCTCGGAGGCATGTGTGTTCCTGGAGCTGCGCGTGCGCTACCTGCTGGTGTGTGAGCGCGTGGAGGAGGCCATGGCTCTGGCCAAAGCCTGCAGTCAGCACCCCAGTGCCGGCCGACACCTGTTCTTCCTGCAGGCCTACCTCACCTGCTTGTGGAAGGCCTCGTTCCACGACTGCCTGCACACACAG atgTCTGTGATTGACGGTAAGGACGCGGTGGAGATCATCTGTGGCTGTGAGGGGGAGGAGGACGATGAGCTGCTACTGTCACTCAGCCGAGGCTTCCTGAGCCAGCAGCTACGCAACGGAGACATGTTCAACCTGtg ggatctgGTGTTCGTGTGGAGTAAGCTGCAGCTCCGAGCCAATCCATCTACTGAGGACTTCCTGCAGCAATGCCAGCAGCTCATCTTCACCGCCACCAACATCCGCGCCGTCTTCCCCTTCATCAAGATCATCCTGGCAGAg gTGGGGAAGTGTGGCCTGAGGTTCTGTGTGGAGCTGTGTGCGCGGGCACTGGAGTCGGATCTGCAGAGTGACCTGGTCACTAAGTCGCTGCTCTACAAGACCGTGGCCTTCCTGCTGCCCTCGGACCTGGaggtgtgtcgcgtgtgtgcgCTGCTGGTGTTCTTCCTGGAGCGCACCGTGGAGTCCTACAAGACGGTGTCGCTGCTCTACACACACCCCGACGTGGAGTACAGCGTGGACGCCAGTCCCGTGGGCAACCACGTTCGCTTCGAGGTGCTTCAGATCCTCAAGAAGGGGCTCTACTTCGACCCCGAGTTCTGGAACCTTCTGACGCTGCGCTCGACATGCGTGAGACTGCTGAGTGACCCGCTGGCCAACGCCGAGCTGACGGAGATCCTGGCCGAGGAGCCCTGGTCGGCCACCTGCTGCGTGCGCGAGCCGTGCGTCTGCCAACTCGACCCGCCGGATGCCACTGCCGCCGCCCTGCCGCCGCGGCCTGCCAGCGAGCAGAGGAGACTGGCGGTCACCGTGCCGACGACGGGAGAGAGACCCCGGGTCCCTGGGCGTGAGGCACCCTgcagggtggtgggggaggggaagcGACGAGGGAGGAAGCCGAGCGTGAAGCTGGTGGACAGCTCGTCGTCGCTGCGGCGGTCCTTCCGGCAGCTGGACATGGCACAGCAGAACCTGGCGCGGCAGGTGGGCAGCGGCACGCTGTCGCGGCAGCAGCGGGTGCTCTCGCGGCAAGCGGAGCGCCGCTGCTGGAAGCGGCGGGGGAGGAAGCCTCGCTggctgctggaggaggaggcggcggcgCAAGCAGAGAACAGCGCACCAGGGCGGGGCCGCAGGCCGGGCAAGAAGCCGGGTCGCAGGCCGCAGAGGCAGCCCAG GTGTGTCCCAGAGCGCTGCGAGAAGGTCACTAGAGCAGCGGACGACACGTCACTCCTCCGACTCCTGCAGATGTTCTCGGAGAGCGGCGTTGAAGGCTCGTTTCAGATGCACAACCCGCTGGCCGCGGTCCGGCAGTTCCACAGCTATGCAAAAGCTCACCAGGAACAGGGCGTGCAGCTGGACGCTGAGCCGGAGACCGAGCCGACCCTTAAGCTCGCCGAGAGGCGCGAGACCCCAGCGGCCGCCTCTGAGCCtcaggtggtggaggtggtggaggtggaggtggccaCGTTCTCCTCGGCTGAGCCAGGGGACACGTCTGCATCCACACCCCTAGATGACACTGAGAAGCTGAGCCACACAGCCGCTACTGAAGAAATTAGACTGACAGCTGAGCCAAAGGCCACAGAGGATG TgcaacacacacctgctgaGATGGACCTGGTgcaacacacacctgctgaGATGGACCTGGTgcaacacacacctgctgaGATGGACCTAGTgcaacacacacctgctgaGATGGACCTGGTgcaacacacacctgctgaGATGGACCTGGTGCAACACACACCTGTTGAGATGGACCTAGTgcaacacacacctgctgaGATGGACCTGGTgcaacacacacctgctgaGATGGACCTGGTgcaacacacacctgctgaGATGGACCTGGTgcaacacacacctgctgaGATGGACCTGGTgcaacacacacctgctgaGATGGACCTGGTgcaacacacacctgctgaGATGGACCTGGTgcaacacacacctgctgaGATGGACCTGGTGCAACACACACCTGTTGAGATGGACCTAGTgcaacacacacctgctgaGATGGACCTAGTgcaacacacacctgctgaGATGGACCTAGTgcaacacacacctgctgaGATGGACCTAGTgcaacacacacctgctgaGATGGACCTGGTGCAACACACACCTGTTGAGATGGACCTAGTgcaacacacacctgctgaGATGGACCTAGTgcaacacacacctgctgaGATGGACCTCG TCGAGCTGCAAGCCATCAGAGAGCCAGAAGCGGCGGTGCAGGCAGCAGATCGGACTCCAGACGGGACGCCACAGCGCCACCGCAGACACCACTGGCCAGGACCCCTACGAAGTCTGAGCCGTCCCACACTCACCTGCTGCAGGCTGCTGGGCGCCCCTTTCCCCCTGTGCTGCACGAGATGGCAGCTTGCATCACTCCAGCGTCTGCCATGGCACCATGTGCCACTGCAGCGTCTGCCCTG CAAATCATACCTGCTCAGGCGATGCCAGTacaacacacacctctttctgGGATGGACCCTGGTGCAACACACCCCGGGGATGGACCTGGTgcaacacacacctgctgaGATGGACCTAGTGCAACACACACCTGTTGAGATGGACCTAGTgcaacacacacctgctcagaCGGCGCTACAGAGAGCCGCGCCCGGGACCGTACCACCTGAAGCACCCGTGCCCGCCTCACCCTTCGTGGCTGAATCCCCTGTGCTCGTCCATCGCTGCCGCCTGTGTGACAAAGTCTTCAAGGGCGGCAACATCATGAGACACGCTTACTCCCATTACCGGGGCAACCAGCTGCTGTCTGCAGGGAAGTGCATGTTCTGCGACGAGCCCCCTGAGGACCCGGACGGGCTGAGCACTTCTCCCCGCCATGCTG GGGCGGAGGCCCGCGAGAACGGAACCGCTCACAGCCAGCGCCCTGCCCTCGGGACCTCGGGACACCCGGGAAGAACcgggaaaaagaagaagaaacacGGCTGGTGGCTGAAAAGGAAACTCGTCCCGGCCGAGGCGGAGCGGGCGCCCGAGGGAGCAGACGTCACGCAGTCCAACAGCAAGCATCACCCGCTGCGGCCCAACGGGAAGATCAGGAGGAAGAAGCGGCGCGTGCAACAGGagtcggaggaggaggaggaggaggagggctctGTTCAGCGGGAACGGCGTCCGCTACGGCCGAGGGTGAAGGCTGGCGTTCAAGACAGACGGAggcgagggaggagggggaagcTCGTTGGAGGCCCCGCCTCCTCTGAGAGCCAGGGGAACATCACAGATGAGGGGGGCGTGGCATCGCAGCCGGCAGCAGGAGACCAGCCTGTTACAGCCAAACCAACCAAACAAACTGACAAGCAAACCAACAAGCAAACCAACAAGCAAACCAACAAGCAAACCAACCAGCAAACCAACCAGCAAACCAACAAGCAAACcaacaaacaaccaaacaaaatcAAACGTAAAGCACAGAAGCCCCTGGGGAAGGCTGGGGCCCCAACGGCCCTGAGCAGCCAGGCGGAGGGGGCGGAGCAGGAGGCCGGAGAGGTGAAGTCCAGCGAGAGCTCGACCCAGGTGCCGGGGCAGAGGAGCGATCTGCTGTGCCCGACAGAGCTGGTTGCGTGCCCGGTGGAGTGGTGCCAGCTGCGTCTGCGGAGCCGCGGTTCAATGATGCTGGGCCACCTGCTTCAGGATCACCCCGCAGAGAGCGCGGCGTTCCGCTCGGCCTTCGAGGCGACGGATGGCCGCTGCACGTACTGCTCGCGCCGCTTCCACTCGTTCCAGCACTTCCACGACCACGTAGGGCGGCACTGCCACGCCAGCCTACGCCACCCTTGCCCCCAGCAGGGCTGCCCAGAGGCCTTCCGCCGCCTGGGGGACATGCGCGACCATGTGAAGGAGAGGCACGCGCACGCGCTCCGCATGCAGTGCTGCTTCGCCGGCTGTACGCACACCACGCAGACCAGCATGGAGCTGCACCGCCATGAGCGAAAGCACTACGTCCAGACCCCACGCCACCGACGCCCCCGGGTCATGCCCCAGAACGGGGAGGTACGGGTCACCGTCAAAGGCATGCCTCCGCCTCCTCTCTCGGGCACTGCCGTGCCGCCTGCTCTCTCGGACACTGCCGTGCCACCTCCTGTTCCGGGCACTGCCGTGCCACTTCCTATCCCGGGCACTGCGGTGCCACCTCCTCTCCTGAGCACTGAGGCACCCCCACAAGACCAGGTGCCAGCTGCTACAGGTTTGGACTCGGAGCAGAAGACGGCTTCTCCTGGCCCAGTGGCA
- the cldng gene encoding claudin-like protein ZF-A9, with amino-acid sequence MSTGLQMLGVVLGLVGWIGAIVSCALPLWRVTAFIGSNIVTAQIMWEGLWMSCVVQSTGQMQCKVYDSMLALPQELQASRAILVIGLLLSAIALLASLVGGRCTTCLAEGSGKARVATAAGVLLVIGGLLCLIPPSWSAHRVISDFYSPLVVQAQKRELGAALFLCWGAAALLLIGGGLVCASCPHRYGATQVRGRRYKSNSEQSSAQIERMAYV; translated from the exons ATGTCTACGGGCCTGCAGATGCTTGGCGTGGTGCTGGGGCTAGTGGGTTGGATCGGTGCCATCGTGTCCTGCGCTCTGCCCCTGTGGCGTGTCACCGCCTTCATCGGGAGCAACATTGTCACGGCACAG ATCATGTGGGAGGGCCTGTGGATGAGCTGCGTGGTCCAGAGCACGGGTCAGATGCAGTGCAAAGTCTATGACTCCATGCTGGCGCTGCCTCAGGAGCTGCAGGCGTCGCGCGCCATCCTGGTCATCGGCCTACTGCTGTCCGCCATCGCTTTGCTGGCCAGCCTCGTCGGGGGGCGGTGCACCACCTGCCTGGCCGAGGGCTCCGGCAAGGCGCGGGTCGCCACGGCAGCCGGAGTGCTGCTTGTGATTGGCGGGCTGCTGTGTTTGATCCCGCCCAGCTGGTCGGCGCACCGGGTGATCAGTGACTTCTACAGCCCCCTGGTGGTGCAGGCGCAAAAGCGTGAGCTGGGCGCCGCGCTCTTCCTCTGCTGGGGCGCAGCGGCACTGCTGCTCATCGGGGGCGGCCTGGTCTGCGCCTCCTGCCCACACAGGTACGGGGCTACGCAGGTGAGGGGACGCCGCTACAAATCCAACTCTGAACAGTCCTCTGCCCAAATCGAACGCATGGCCTATGTCtga
- the htr1fb gene encoding 5-hydroxytryptamine receptor 1F isoform X3, whose translation MDPALSSPEQLRSSDPQTTFDLSKVLLAVALSVLAVAAAGVNALVITSILATRKLRSPANFLICSLALTDLLVSVLVMPVSIVSLTADGRWHLGAALCNLWLGMDVVCCTCSILHLAAIALDRYRAITDAVAYAQKRTARHALLTVAAVWLLSVLVSLPPLVWRRQDTADTLDEDGPTQCVIEHDHVAFTVYSTFGAFYVPLFLILVLYYRIYRAAQTLQDRRGSRRPCLTVSSAVLPGEGSGSGALSPVTLSPTERSFSEPSNEGERACMAGPWRAPPLRTPCRPPGVARERRAALTLGLILGAFVVCWLPFFLKEVIVNSCPSCHTPAALADGLTWLGYLNSLMNPLIYTIFNQDFKKAFKRLLAVRCTHHR comes from the coding sequence ATGGATCCAGCCCTCAGCTCCCCAGAGCAGCTCCGCTCCTCTGACCCCCAGACGACCTTTGACCTTAGTAAGGTGCTACTGGCTGTGGCGCTGTCTGTGTTGGCTGTGGCAGCGGCGGGGGTCAATGCGCTGGTCATCACGTCCATCCTGGCCACACGGAAGCTGCGCAGTCCTGCCAATTTCCTGATCTGCTCGCTGGCGCTGACCGACCTGCTGGTGTCAGTGCTGGTGATGCCAGTCAGCATCGTGTCTCTGACCGCAGACGGGCGCTGGCATCTGGGCGCGGCGCTGTGCAACCTGTGGCTGGGCATGGACGTCGTCTGCTGCACCTGCTCCATCCTGCACCTGGCCGCCATCGCGCTCGACCGCTACCGCGCCATCACCGACGCCGTGGCGTACGCGCAGAAGCGCACGGCGCGCCACGCCCTGCTCACCGTCGCCGCCGTCTGGCTGCTCAGCGTGCTGGTGTCGCTGCCCCCGCTGGTGTGGAGGAGGCAGGACACCGCAGACACGCTGGACGAGGACGGGCCCACGCAGTGCGTCATCGAGCACGACCACGTGGCCTTCACCGTCTACTCCACGTTCGGCGCTTTCTACGTGCCGCTGTTCCTCATCCTGGTCCTGTACTATCGGATCTACCGGGCGGCCCAGACCCTGCAGGACCGCCGCGGCAGCCGCCGGCCGTGTCTGACCGTGAGCAGCGCTGTTCTGCCGGGGGAGGGGTCCGGGTCGGGCGCGCTCAGTCCCGTCACCCTCAGCCCGACCGAGCGCTCCTTCTCCGAGCCGTCCAATGAGGGTGAGCGTGCCTGCATGGCCGGTCCATGGCGCGCTCCTCCACTGCGTACCCCCTGCCGACCCCCAGGGGTCGCCCGTGAGCGCAGGGCCGCCCTCACGCTGGGGCTCATCCTGGGCGCCTTCGTGGTGTGCTGGCTGCCCTTCTTCCTGAAGGAGGTGATCGTCAACAGCTGCCCATCGTGCCACACGCCTGCGGCACTGGCGGATGGCCTCACCTGGCTGGGCTACCTGAACTCGCTCATGAACCCGCTCATCTACACCATCTTCAACCAGGACTTCAAGAAGGCCTTCAAGAGGCTGCTGGCCGTCCGCTGCACACACCACAGGTGA
- the htr1fb gene encoding 5-hydroxytryptamine receptor 1F isoform X1, whose product MKRRPLTVYARNHRTLTVSRPPLLMDPALSSPEQLRSSDPQTTFDLSKVLLAVALSVLAVAAAGVNALVITSILATRKLRSPANFLICSLALTDLLVSVLVMPVSIVSLTADGRWHLGAALCNLWLGMDVVCCTCSILHLAAIALDRYRAITDAVAYAQKRTARHALLTVAAVWLLSVLVSLPPLVWRRQDTADTLDEDGPTQCVIEHDHVAFTVYSTFGAFYVPLFLILVLYYRIYRAAQTLQDRRGSRRPCLTVSSAVLPGEGSGSGALSPVTLSPTERSFSEPSNEGERACMAGPWRAPPLRTPCRPPGVARERRAALTLGLILGAFVVCWLPFFLKEVIVNSCPSCHTPAALADGLTWLGYLNSLMNPLIYTIFNQDFKKAFKRLLAVRCTHHR is encoded by the coding sequence GTGAGTAGGCCTCCCCTTCTGATGGATCCAGCCCTCAGCTCCCCAGAGCAGCTCCGCTCCTCTGACCCCCAGACGACCTTTGACCTTAGTAAGGTGCTACTGGCTGTGGCGCTGTCTGTGTTGGCTGTGGCAGCGGCGGGGGTCAATGCGCTGGTCATCACGTCCATCCTGGCCACACGGAAGCTGCGCAGTCCTGCCAATTTCCTGATCTGCTCGCTGGCGCTGACCGACCTGCTGGTGTCAGTGCTGGTGATGCCAGTCAGCATCGTGTCTCTGACCGCAGACGGGCGCTGGCATCTGGGCGCGGCGCTGTGCAACCTGTGGCTGGGCATGGACGTCGTCTGCTGCACCTGCTCCATCCTGCACCTGGCCGCCATCGCGCTCGACCGCTACCGCGCCATCACCGACGCCGTGGCGTACGCGCAGAAGCGCACGGCGCGCCACGCCCTGCTCACCGTCGCCGCCGTCTGGCTGCTCAGCGTGCTGGTGTCGCTGCCCCCGCTGGTGTGGAGGAGGCAGGACACCGCAGACACGCTGGACGAGGACGGGCCCACGCAGTGCGTCATCGAGCACGACCACGTGGCCTTCACCGTCTACTCCACGTTCGGCGCTTTCTACGTGCCGCTGTTCCTCATCCTGGTCCTGTACTATCGGATCTACCGGGCGGCCCAGACCCTGCAGGACCGCCGCGGCAGCCGCCGGCCGTGTCTGACCGTGAGCAGCGCTGTTCTGCCGGGGGAGGGGTCCGGGTCGGGCGCGCTCAGTCCCGTCACCCTCAGCCCGACCGAGCGCTCCTTCTCCGAGCCGTCCAATGAGGGTGAGCGTGCCTGCATGGCCGGTCCATGGCGCGCTCCTCCACTGCGTACCCCCTGCCGACCCCCAGGGGTCGCCCGTGAGCGCAGGGCCGCCCTCACGCTGGGGCTCATCCTGGGCGCCTTCGTGGTGTGCTGGCTGCCCTTCTTCCTGAAGGAGGTGATCGTCAACAGCTGCCCATCGTGCCACACGCCTGCGGCACTGGCGGATGGCCTCACCTGGCTGGGCTACCTGAACTCGCTCATGAACCCGCTCATCTACACCATCTTCAACCAGGACTTCAAGAAGGCCTTCAAGAGGCTGCTGGCCGTCCGCTGCACACACCACAGGTGA
- the htr1fb gene encoding 5-hydroxytryptamine receptor 1F isoform X2, whose protein sequence is MKRRPLTVSRPPLLMDPALSSPEQLRSSDPQTTFDLSKVLLAVALSVLAVAAAGVNALVITSILATRKLRSPANFLICSLALTDLLVSVLVMPVSIVSLTADGRWHLGAALCNLWLGMDVVCCTCSILHLAAIALDRYRAITDAVAYAQKRTARHALLTVAAVWLLSVLVSLPPLVWRRQDTADTLDEDGPTQCVIEHDHVAFTVYSTFGAFYVPLFLILVLYYRIYRAAQTLQDRRGSRRPCLTVSSAVLPGEGSGSGALSPVTLSPTERSFSEPSNEGERACMAGPWRAPPLRTPCRPPGVARERRAALTLGLILGAFVVCWLPFFLKEVIVNSCPSCHTPAALADGLTWLGYLNSLMNPLIYTIFNQDFKKAFKRLLAVRCTHHR, encoded by the coding sequence GTGAGTAGGCCTCCCCTTCTGATGGATCCAGCCCTCAGCTCCCCAGAGCAGCTCCGCTCCTCTGACCCCCAGACGACCTTTGACCTTAGTAAGGTGCTACTGGCTGTGGCGCTGTCTGTGTTGGCTGTGGCAGCGGCGGGGGTCAATGCGCTGGTCATCACGTCCATCCTGGCCACACGGAAGCTGCGCAGTCCTGCCAATTTCCTGATCTGCTCGCTGGCGCTGACCGACCTGCTGGTGTCAGTGCTGGTGATGCCAGTCAGCATCGTGTCTCTGACCGCAGACGGGCGCTGGCATCTGGGCGCGGCGCTGTGCAACCTGTGGCTGGGCATGGACGTCGTCTGCTGCACCTGCTCCATCCTGCACCTGGCCGCCATCGCGCTCGACCGCTACCGCGCCATCACCGACGCCGTGGCGTACGCGCAGAAGCGCACGGCGCGCCACGCCCTGCTCACCGTCGCCGCCGTCTGGCTGCTCAGCGTGCTGGTGTCGCTGCCCCCGCTGGTGTGGAGGAGGCAGGACACCGCAGACACGCTGGACGAGGACGGGCCCACGCAGTGCGTCATCGAGCACGACCACGTGGCCTTCACCGTCTACTCCACGTTCGGCGCTTTCTACGTGCCGCTGTTCCTCATCCTGGTCCTGTACTATCGGATCTACCGGGCGGCCCAGACCCTGCAGGACCGCCGCGGCAGCCGCCGGCCGTGTCTGACCGTGAGCAGCGCTGTTCTGCCGGGGGAGGGGTCCGGGTCGGGCGCGCTCAGTCCCGTCACCCTCAGCCCGACCGAGCGCTCCTTCTCCGAGCCGTCCAATGAGGGTGAGCGTGCCTGCATGGCCGGTCCATGGCGCGCTCCTCCACTGCGTACCCCCTGCCGACCCCCAGGGGTCGCCCGTGAGCGCAGGGCCGCCCTCACGCTGGGGCTCATCCTGGGCGCCTTCGTGGTGTGCTGGCTGCCCTTCTTCCTGAAGGAGGTGATCGTCAACAGCTGCCCATCGTGCCACACGCCTGCGGCACTGGCGGATGGCCTCACCTGGCTGGGCTACCTGAACTCGCTCATGAACCCGCTCATCTACACCATCTTCAACCAGGACTTCAAGAAGGCCTTCAAGAGGCTGCTGGCCGTCCGCTGCACACACCACAGGTGA